A segment of the Mobula birostris isolate sMobBir1 unplaced genomic scaffold, sMobBir1.hap1 scaffold_4489, whole genome shotgun sequence genome:
tcgccacaatGGGTCTACAGCGGACGCAGTCTCACTCAGCCTCGGGTCAGCTGACAATCGCAATACTTACATCAGGCTGATGTTTACTGACGGAAGCTCAGCATGCAACATAATCATACCCTCAGCTTGAATTGACAAgctctgtgcctccctctgcaactggatgctGGTCtccctcaccaggagaccacagtgtaTGCAGATTAGAAGTGACATCcttgacagtcaacactggcaaGGATTTttgcttggcccactgctctgctctctctacacccatgactgtgtgggtaggcacagttcaaatgccatctataaatttgccgatgacacagctacgttggcagaatttcagacggtgaaGAGCAGGCGTGcgggagatagatcagctggtttgaatggtgtcgcaccaacaaccttgcactcaatgtcaggaattgattgtggacttcaggaaggaaaaattgagggaacacacacacgcacgcaccaggcctcagtggaaagggtgagtagtttcaggttcctggatggcccggtctctgaggatctgtcctgggcccagcattttgatgcagttacaaagaaggcacgatggcggctatgagtttgaggagattggtaTGTCACCCTTGCCGACTTCACGTGTTCTCCTTgcgtcaccgtctggtgtggagggggccaccgcacaggatcgggaaaagccgcagaaagttgcaaactcaaccagctccgtCGTGACcttcagcctccccagcatccaggtcacctccgaaagacaatgcctcaaaaaggtgccaTCCATCTCCTCATCCCATTGTTCACCCAAtcattcagggacagcttcttcccctctgccatcagattgccAAAAGGAAATcacctctctttttccactactaattttgtttttttaaatatatactcactgtaatttatagtttattgcattgtgctgctgctgcaaagttaacaagtttcaggGCGTGTGCGGTGATCCTGACTGTACCAGGCAAACATGCCATCTGGAATCACACCACACACGGACTTGGAGCAAggtgctgttttgtttggctatacCCATGCatggctgaatgataattaaacctgaCTGTAATTCTGTGTCCCCTCCCGCTGCAGGTGGGGGCGATGACGGTGCTGCTTGATGGGGGACGAAACAGGCCGGCGCAGGAGCCGGGGAGCAGGGGGGAGCCGGGGCGCTGGGACCTGAACTCAGTCCGCCAGGTGGAGCCCCTGCAGCAGGGGCAGGCGCTGAGGGCGGCCAACAGGAGGCGCCGGCGGCTGCAGAAACGGGCAGGTGGGTGTCAGgcgagggggagatggagggaggggtggaggaaggggggaaggggtaATGGGGGCAAGGGAAAGGGGgaaaaatagacaataggtgcaggagtaggccattcggcccttcaagccagcaccgccattcactgtgatcatggctgatcatccacaatcagtaccctgtccctgccttctccccatatcccttcactccgctatctttaagagctctatctaactctttcttgaaagcatccggagAATTAGcttccattgccttctgaggcagagcattccacagatccacaaccctctgggtgaaaaagtttttcctcaactccgttctaaattgtctaccccttattcttaaactgtggcctctggttctggactcccccaacatcgggaacatgtttcctgcctctagcgtgtccaatcccttaataatcttatatgtttcaatcagatcccctctcatccttctaaattccagtgtatacaagcccagtcgctccaatctttcaacatatgacattctcgccatccctggaattaaccttgtgaacctacgctgcactccctcaaaagctagaatgtccttcctcaaatttggagaccaaaactgtacacaatattccaggtgtggcctcaccagggccctgtacaactgcagaaggacgtctttgctcctatactcaattcccctcattatgaaggccaacatgtcattagctttcttcactgcctgctgtacctgcatgcttgctttcagtgactgatgtacaaggacacctagatcttctTGTATGAGGGAAGAGcaagagtgggagggagggagaggggaggagtggAAAGGATGGGACTGAGAGGATGGGAGGGAAGAGGgccaggggtggggaaggggaagatcTGTGGAATTGTGCTTTGCCTCCTGCCCTGAGGGAGGGCTCACCGGGGTGCTGACAAGCAGTCCGAGACCCGACCTCCCTCCACCCCAGGTTCGATTGGCAGGGGTTGTGCgtgccctccccccaccctgacaCTCACGGCCTCCCTCCTTCACTCCCCGCAGACAAACTGGCCGCCAAGCTGTCGGACACCCTCAACGCAGCCATGGACCTGTCGCTGGGGGAGTGAGGGCAGCTGCAGGGGTCCTCACCACCCACTCTCCTCCCGCCAGCAACCAGAGAGAGTGGAGTTCCTCTCCCAGCGCCACTTCACCAGAGCGTGGGGACACCGAAATAAATGTAAACTCCACGGGTGCGGCACTGTcagattcaagtttaattatcattcagccatGCATGGgtatagccaaacaaaacagcaccTTGCTCCAAGTCCCTGTGTGGTGTGATTCCAGATGGCATGTTTGCCTGGTTCAGCTTGTTCTTTCACCAACTGAACtctggggggcagcactgagaGAACACCGCAGGGCAGGGCagcaccgagcaaacactggagggcagcactgagtgagcACCACAGGGCAGGGCagcaccgagcaaacactggagggcagcactgagtgagcACCACAGGGCAGGGCagcaccgagcaaacactggagggcagcactgagtgagcACCACAGGCAGGGCagcaccgagcaaacactggagagcggcACTGAGCGAGCAACACAGGGCGGGGCAGCACCGATGGGAGGGGCCAGCCTCCAACCCATTACTAATTTTGACCTCTCTGCAGGATGGGAGAGTCGTCCTTCACCCACACACATACCAAATGGTGGGGGCAATAAACCCACCGTCTCCACACATTTGATATGGGGAGGGGGAATCTGGAGTACtcaggaggggtggggggaatacGGGGAAAACATACAGAGTCAACACACAGTGATTGGGATCGATGTACGGGGCAGCCTCAAACCCTCGCGGCGATGTGATCACTCTTCCCCACAGGTGGAACTGAAATAGCTGTCGCACGAGATGGTGGGGCCAGTCAGCAGTGACATGAGGGTGAAATTGAAGCAAAGGCCCTGTTCATGACTTGATGCCAACTTTATCCATTTAGAAAtgttatatttattttttttttaaagttcaaaatacaaaTTCCTGAACAGCACTTCAACTATTGGAGTACCAGTGGGCTTTTGTGTCTAGCGCGGTGTCAGTCGTCAGCGCCACCGACACAGGGTGGAGGGGTCAGACAGACGGCTAGGGGGTAGAGTGTGAtgggagaggaagatggagatgagagggcagaAAGTGAGATTTGGATGGGGCAGAGGTGAAGGGAaatgagatggagggagagaaaaagaaatggggaggggtgagagagtcaggattgggagagggaaggaggggtggagagatggagaaagagatggggtgggaagagagacagggagatgAGAGAAAGACAAGACTGGAAGGTGGGGTAGGGTGAGACACAaatagggaggagagagagatatatgGGGAAGATAGTGATtattgagagggggagggatgaaaaagtgaagatggggagtggggagagagatattcggagaggggtgagggagagatggtAGGGACAGAGAAagatggggaggatgagggagaggtggggaaggagggagagggagagagggatgttTCTCCCCATGTTCAAAGTCCCGCTGCAAGAACCAAAGACATGTCCACAGCAATGGGAGTCCACTGAAAATTCCTCCTGGGCAGAGGGAGGGGGGTTTTTGGTGTGGGGGCTGACTACGTAGCCGTGGGTGGGCAGCAGCTACCGGATGCCAACGGTAGACCGAGTGGTGTTTTAAAAGCCCCCAGGATCAGCTCAGCTATTCCAGCCCCTTTCCCGAGAACGTCCTCCTCTGCAAGTTAAATTTTACATGCACATTAACGGAAAGAAATACAAACACTTCCCCCTGTCAGAAAGCACAGAAGTGGCCCAGCTGACCTTTTCCATGGGCTCCAGTCTTCGTGATTTATGAGGCAATTGGCAAAGCCAATGGAAAGCAGTTAATCAGAGCAGCCATTTTATGAatgggacagtgttagagtggttagTTTGAAGTTTTGGCTCAAGCGGTTTGGATAAGAAGAGAACGAAGGCTCGAGACTAGAATACGTTTTTTTTCTATTTGTCTATTGATGTACAGCTGGTGTGGTGAGAATGGGTCCAGCGGAAGTGATGTGTTCTTCATGTGGGATGTGGGACCTTCTGGgaaacctccagtctccctggtAACTACATCTGCACGAAATgaatcgagctgcagctccttaaagaCCATGCTAAGGAACTGgaaatgcagctcgatgacctttgattCATACGGGAATCTGAGGAGTTGATAGACAGGagctgctgggggtggggggtactCACCCCTATGTTGCAGAGGGCAGGTGCCTGGGTGagggtcaggagagggaaaggggataggcagttagtgcagagtaccctgtggccatcccctcaaACTTTGGTTACTGTTGGGGGCGACAGCGTACCAGGGAAAAGCTGTGGTGACCAGGTCTGTGGCTTTGTGGctcaggagggaaaagaggagaggaaGTAGCGATAGGGGATTCcgtagttagaggagcagacaggagattctgtggacgtgatcGAGACACCCAGAAGgagtgttgcctcccaggtaccaggatcagggatgtctcagagaAGGTCCatatattctaaagggggagagtgaacggccagaagtcatgataaatattggtaccgatgacatagatagaaaaagggaggaggtcctgaggaGGGAATTTAGGAAGTTAGGTGGAAAGCTgaaaggcaggacctccagggtagtgatcTCTGGATCGCtgtctgtgccacacaccagtgagggtaggagtagcatgatttggcagatgaatgcttgGCTGAGGAACTagggcagggggcaggggttcacaCCCCTGGGtcattgggatcccttctggggaagGGACGGGCTACACCTGACCCCAAAGGGGACTGATATCTGTGCaggcaagtttgctagagctgttggggggggtgtttaaactaatttggcagggggctgggaagCAGAGTGAGGGGGCAGTTGGAATACAGGAGgggcagtgagactgtgagggaaGTATAGGGTAAAATTGCAGACTGGGGGGATAGGTGGATAGGTTGGTGTGCCTTTAAACTCGGAGGGGGGGTTCAGCAGTTTGGAAAAGTGAGGATAAAATAAAAGGGAGGGAGAGTGCAGGAGTGAATGAGATCCTCCAAAACAATTTAACTTCTGGTAACATCAGGGCAAAGtagatgatgaatacaggactgaaggtgtgtatgaatgcacacagtatacagaataaagtagatgatcttgtagcacagttaagaGATTTTCAGGCATGATGTTGTGGCTGAAGGAAgtttatagctgggagtttaacatccaagggtcCACGTTGTgtggaaagggcaggcaggtgcgcagaggaggtggtgtgactttgttggtaaaaagtgaagtCAATTcctttgaaagaggtgacataggatcggaaggtacagagtggttgtgggtagagctaagtaattgcaagggttaaaagacctacaaaatgaatgccaacatttgtATTTGCTTTCCCTACGACCAGGAAAGACAGAGGTAGCAAGTCACTGAATTATGACCACACCAGGGAATAGTTCTGGAATTTTCAGATCCTCCGACACCCCCACACTCCCCACAGAGGAAAGGAAGTCCACCGTCGAAGGGATCCTCCTCCGGGCAGCTGCTGCTGGCGGTCGTCACGGTAGTCCCGCTCCGCGCCGGGCggtcccacccccacccccgaggTTGGTGACAGGCGGGCCCTGAGACTGGtacatacagcacaggaacaggcccttctgcctgtCGTGCCTATGCTGACCATAATCCCTGCACATTTACGTGTCTAACAGTCTCTTGTATCCGCCACCCCgacagctcattccaggcacccactgctctgtgtaaaacaaaatgtCCTTcgtacctcctctcaccttatgcatgccctctggtattagacactacatccctgggaaaaaagatggtctttctactctatctatgcctctcgtaatcttataaacctctatcacatctcccctccACACTGGTCTCTgacgctccagagaaagcaacccaagtttgtccaaactctccttgTATCTTATCCAGGTGGCATCCCAGTGAACCCCTTCTGCACCGGCTCCAAAGCCCCCgcacccttcctgtaatggaggggtgaccagaaatgaatgcaataccCCAGATGTTTCCCAACCGGTTTGATAAAGTTGCAACACGAGTCTTGAAGTCAATGCCACAACTACTAACGGCAACAATTATctaccttatttatttatttcgagaAACaccacggaataggccctttgagctgtgcagcCCCAGCAACCAATCTACttaacgctagcctaatcacagggcgtcagtggtggggtggagatttaaggcatctgttagtcttgcgagaccatggatctgcgcctggaaagtcttcactctccagggtgcaggcctgggcaaggttgtatgaaagaccagcagttgcccatgctgcacgtctcccctctccacgacaccaatgttgtccaagggaagggcactagggccggtACAGCTTGACActagt
Coding sequences within it:
- the LOC140193217 gene encoding guanine nucleotide-binding protein-like 3-like protein, translated to MTVLLDGGRNRPAQEPGSRGEPGRWDLNSVRQVEPLQQGQALRAANRRRRRLQKRADKLAAKLSDTLNAAMDLSLGE